From the genome of Scytonema hofmannii PCC 7110, one region includes:
- a CDS encoding PAAR domain-containing protein — translation MGQPAAKKGDRITATDNHFVIIPTVPPQTQLLPHPFIGIINNNLSHNVNIMRLPAATVGSTADNTPPHIPTPPGTSFQSPPPNRGTIRLGSPTVRINGKMAARNGDVAETCNDPVDLPIGQVIAVSTVFMG, via the coding sequence ATGGGACAACCAGCAGCCAAAAAAGGCGATCGCATTACAGCCACTGATAACCATTTTGTAATCATACCAACAGTGCCGCCCCAAACTCAACTCTTACCCCATCCCTTTATAGGCATTATCAATAACAATCTCAGCCACAATGTCAACATCATGAGACTACCAGCCGCCACCGTCGGCAGTACAGCCGATAACACTCCCCCCCACATCCCCACTCCACCCGGAACCAGCTTCCAATCACCACCACCCAATCGCGGCACAATTCGCTTAGGTAGTCCCACAGTCCGAATCAATGGCAAGATGGCAGCCCGTAATGGCGATGTAGCCGAAACCTGCAACGACCCCGTAGATTTACCCATCGGGCAGGTAATTGCCGTCAGCACAGTATTCATGGGTTAA
- a CDS encoding GPW/gp25 family protein, producing the protein MARTFLGVGVGFPVKADNNGVIETAAYEASIRQSIWLILGTAKGERVMRPEFGSGIYDLVFEMQTAATAGQISQMVREDLLFWEPRIDVLDVQVVPRSTSEGEELLIGIDYQVRATNNVFNLVYPFYLERSAG; encoded by the coding sequence ATGGCAAGAACATTTTTAGGCGTAGGTGTAGGCTTTCCCGTCAAAGCAGATAACAACGGTGTCATAGAAACAGCTGCCTATGAAGCTAGTATACGTCAATCGATATGGCTAATTCTCGGTACTGCTAAAGGAGAACGGGTAATGCGCCCTGAATTTGGCAGTGGTATTTACGATCTGGTATTTGAAATGCAAACAGCAGCAACGGCGGGACAAATTTCCCAAATGGTGCGTGAGGATTTGCTGTTTTGGGAACCACGTATTGATGTTTTGGATGTGCAAGTTGTCCCTCGGTCAACTTCAGAAGGGGAAGAATTATTGATCGGTATCGATTATCAAGTCCGGGCAACCAATAACGTGTTTAATTTGGTCTATCCGTTTTATTTAGAAAGGAGTGCAGGGTAG
- a CDS encoding type II toxin-antitoxin system RelE/ParE family toxin, whose protein sequence is MAEKRVPASFYQNENGVEPVRDWLKGLDADERRLIGIDIKTVEYGFPIGMPTCRLMGDGLYEVRTNLPQGRKARVLFCIHEGNMVLLHGFIKKTQKTPKKDLDLARERKQQVEAIG, encoded by the coding sequence ATGGCAGAAAAGCGTGTTCCTGCGAGCTTCTACCAAAATGAAAATGGTGTCGAACCAGTTCGTGACTGGTTGAAAGGTCTAGATGCAGACGAGCGTCGTTTGATTGGTATAGACATAAAAACTGTTGAATATGGTTTTCCCATCGGGATGCCAACCTGTCGTCTAATGGGTGATGGGTTGTACGAAGTACGTACTAATTTACCCCAAGGTCGTAAAGCACGCGTGCTGTTCTGTATTCATGAGGGCAACATGGTTTTGTTGCATGGGTTCATTAAAAAAACCCAGAAAACACCGAAGAAAGACCTAGATTTAGCAAGAGAACGAAAACAGCAAGTGGAGGCAATAGGATGA
- a CDS encoding phage late control D family protein, which yields MVFPNLRAPITPSFDIFINGQSLSNQSFDAFSHIVRIIVDDDTELPSMFAMEFTSAEDSENLWLNNNNLFVIGAEVKIQLGYGDIIETVIIGEITGLEPRFSVSDPLSLIVRGYDRRHRLQRGRKTRSFVDGRDSAIASRIAQEVGLSSAVTDSSVLHPYVLQANQTDWEFLQQRAKQIQYEVVVENKTLFFRPVGNGKNADLSLSLDDYLLEFCPYLSSVGQVNQVTVRGWDFQQNAVISGNSSTVTSMGGRQNGAQLSQQAFGNAIAQISNHPIMSQAEADQLAVAQLNRTTLNLIAGEGVCLGCTDLRAGRVIEITDIGDRFSGRYYVTSVSHRYSYEGYYTHFCVRRNAS from the coding sequence ATGGTTTTTCCTAATTTGAGAGCGCCTATCACACCAAGCTTTGATATTTTTATTAATGGTCAATCGTTGTCAAATCAGTCCTTCGATGCCTTTAGCCATATTGTTCGGATAATCGTGGATGATGACACAGAATTACCGAGTATGTTCGCGATGGAATTCACCAGCGCTGAAGACTCAGAAAATCTTTGGCTAAACAATAACAACTTATTTGTTATTGGTGCTGAAGTAAAAATTCAATTGGGTTATGGTGATATTATTGAAACAGTAATAATAGGTGAAATTACAGGCTTAGAACCACGGTTTTCCGTCTCTGACCCACTCAGCTTGATTGTACGTGGTTACGATCGCCGTCATCGGTTGCAACGAGGGCGTAAAACGAGATCGTTCGTCGATGGACGAGATAGTGCGATCGCATCTCGCATTGCTCAGGAAGTCGGCTTATCATCTGCTGTCACAGATAGTTCAGTCCTACACCCTTATGTCTTGCAAGCCAATCAAACTGATTGGGAGTTTTTACAACAGCGAGCCAAGCAAATTCAGTATGAGGTCGTGGTTGAGAATAAAACTCTTTTCTTTCGACCTGTAGGAAATGGCAAAAATGCTGACCTCTCACTTAGTTTGGATGATTATTTGTTGGAGTTTTGTCCTTACCTTTCCTCAGTAGGTCAGGTCAATCAAGTAACGGTACGGGGTTGGGATTTTCAGCAGAATGCTGTAATTTCAGGGAATAGCAGCACTGTTACTAGCATGGGTGGAAGACAGAATGGTGCCCAACTAAGTCAACAAGCCTTTGGAAATGCGATCGCTCAAATCAGTAACCATCCGATTATGAGCCAAGCAGAAGCCGATCAATTAGCGGTAGCCCAGCTTAACCGCACAACTTTGAACTTGATCGCAGGTGAAGGTGTGTGTTTAGGTTGCACCGATTTACGTGCTGGTCGTGTCATTGAAATTACAGATATTGGCGATCGCTTTAGTGGAAGATACTACGTTACTTCTGTCAGCCATCGCTATAGCTACGAGGGTTACTACACTCATTTTTGTGTACGGAGAAATGCCTCATGA
- a CDS encoding DUF4157 domain-containing protein has protein sequence MSHKSPKAIASSKSQTTQQTADLQPESLEAEELTAQEPVSLASQISSISNTPNPNAHAAIINRAVASPQSSQQVILQLQRQYGNRYVNRVLQQTRQLQTPIQAKLTLGAVGDKYEQEADRVAKQVVNQIQTSQLTSTTQTPSVQRDMMAQENKLQMKPADTIQREGVLDEENELGVNALLQRSATVDGGTITPDLETSIQQARGRGQPLPDNIRQPMEQAFGADFSGVKVHTDAQSDGLNQAVQAKAFTTGQDIFFRQGKYNPGSSIGQELLAHELTHVVQQTQGQIQSVQRSDDEELPGPGPIPEDLFIELLRLRHIAKEEKNNKRKENLEKALETTYYFASATDTTNSILGSKLGVLQNLADSSGELVGAAKTASTTLGVFAGSGAGILSGIREGKQAYDAFKQGNKAEGSAYALQALGDTASGALNIASNFSPAVGLATAASGTGAIYGTVNAFRYGTGAYNSHKRKKELENIASRRKLAYRFDPSFGRDEEDLNIIRAAEYAADIQRKARNRQALYATGGALQVAGGITTLVAGGTGVGAGVGIGLGALGTAIQPAAIVTQLLKQKGRDYAANYQDTKLGQTFGKIFNKEKSTKNKDKEREDIAYLLMKNHQDSDMQEILKNLPQVTKEEISKYQTGEMAQEDLISILKRREETLKLKVPNALRFSRKLKSSLPELPE, from the coding sequence CCAAATGCTCACGCAGCAATAATAAATCGCGCTGTAGCATCTCCCCAATCTTCGCAGCAAGTTATCTTGCAATTACAGCGACAATATGGCAATCGCTATGTCAATCGAGTCCTGCAGCAAACGCGACAACTCCAAACTCCCATTCAAGCAAAATTAACCCTCGGTGCAGTAGGGGATAAATACGAACAGGAGGCAGATCGCGTCGCTAAACAAGTTGTCAATCAAATCCAAACATCGCAATTAACAAGTACAACTCAAACGCCGTCTGTACAACGAGACATGATGGCACAAGAAAATAAACTCCAAATGAAACCTGCGGACACCATTCAACGAGAAGGTGTGCTGGATGAAGAGAATGAGTTAGGAGTGAATGCTCTATTGCAGCGATCGGCAACTGTAGATGGAGGCACTATTACACCCGATCTAGAAACCTCAATTCAACAAGCTAGAGGCAGAGGGCAGCCATTACCAGACAATATTCGGCAACCGATGGAACAGGCATTTGGTGCAGATTTTAGTGGCGTGAAAGTTCACACAGATGCACAGTCTGATGGACTTAATCAAGCAGTTCAAGCAAAAGCATTCACCACAGGTCAAGATATTTTTTTCCGACAAGGGAAATATAATCCTGGCAGTTCAATAGGACAAGAATTGCTTGCTCATGAGTTAACTCATGTAGTACAGCAAACGCAAGGGCAGATACAATCTGTCCAACGTTCGGATGATGAGGAGTTGCCTGGGCCTGGTCCCATTCCTGAAGATCTATTTATTGAGCTTTTAAGACTGAGGCACATAGCAAAAGAAGAAAAAAATAACAAAAGAAAAGAAAATCTTGAAAAAGCACTAGAGACTACTTACTATTTCGCTAGTGCGACGGATACAACGAATAGTATCTTAGGTTCAAAGTTAGGTGTTCTTCAGAACCTAGCTGATAGTTCTGGAGAATTAGTAGGTGCGGCAAAAACAGCTAGCACAACATTAGGTGTTTTTGCAGGATCGGGAGCAGGCATTCTGAGCGGAATCCGAGAAGGGAAGCAAGCATATGATGCTTTCAAACAAGGAAACAAAGCGGAGGGTAGTGCATACGCTCTTCAAGCTCTGGGAGATACTGCAAGTGGAGCCTTGAATATCGCATCAAATTTCTCACCTGCGGTTGGGTTAGCAACGGCTGCATCAGGAACTGGTGCAATTTATGGTACAGTCAATGCATTTCGCTATGGAACAGGTGCTTACAATTCACACAAACGCAAAAAAGAACTTGAGAATATTGCGTCTCGGAGAAAACTAGCTTATAGGTTCGATCCGTCTTTTGGGCGGGATGAAGAAGATCTAAACATCATTCGAGCAGCAGAATATGCTGCTGATATTCAGAGAAAGGCAAGGAATCGTCAGGCTTTGTATGCCACAGGTGGAGCATTACAAGTGGCTGGAGGTATAACTACTCTTGTAGCAGGTGGAACTGGTGTTGGCGCAGGTGTAGGCATTGGTCTTGGCGCTCTTGGAACAGCAATACAACCAGCTGCCATAGTCACTCAATTGCTGAAGCAAAAGGGGCGAGACTACGCGGCAAATTATCAAGATACCAAATTGGGACAAACCTTTGGAAAAATATTTAACAAAGAAAAGAGTACAAAAAATAAGGACAAAGAGCGAGAAGACATTGCCTATTTACTGATGAAAAATCATCAAGATTCAGATATGCAGGAAATATTAAAAAATTTGCCCCAGGTAACTAAAGAAGAAATTAGTAAATATCAAACAGGAGAGATGGCACAAGAAGATCTGATTTCAATCCTTAAACGAAGAGAAGAAACTTTGAAACTCAAAGTCCCGAATGCATTGAGGTTCTCCCGCAAACTAAAATCGTCCCTTCCAGAGTTACCAGAATAG
- a CDS encoding helix-turn-helix domain-containing protein, with amino-acid sequence MKKNPHIGSSLDDLFEEEGTLNEINIIAVKRVIAWQIQQEMTKKNLSKTEMAQQMQTSRSSLDRLLDPDNPAVTLDTIERAARVIGKRVRFELVDALE; translated from the coding sequence ATGAAGAAAAATCCTCATATCGGTTCTTCTCTTGATGACCTGTTCGAGGAAGAAGGGACGCTCAACGAAATTAATATTATTGCTGTCAAACGGGTAATTGCGTGGCAGATCCAACAGGAAATGACTAAGAAAAATCTGAGCAAGACAGAAATGGCGCAACAAATGCAAACAAGCAGATCGTCCCTTGACCGTCTGTTAGACCCAGACAATCCCGCCGTAACGCTGGATACTATTGAACGTGCTGCCAGAGTCATCGGGAAAAGGGTGCGCTTTGAACTGGTGGATGCGCTCGAATAG
- a CDS encoding phage baseplate assembly protein V translates to MNFLDILVDESTQLAMTSRIYGVVISTVTNNQDPDNLGRIKVTFPWLNDRDEGYWARLATPMAGDGRGIYFLPEVHDEVLVIFEHGDVRFPYIIGALWNGQGRPPTNNNDGKNNIRLIKSRSGHLIRLDDTNKAERIEIIDKSGKNRLVFDTQNNTITINSAQDLTLSARNGTLKLEAKSIELDALNTLKVSTNSQADIEARGVMNIKGQVINLN, encoded by the coding sequence ATGAACTTCTTGGATATTTTGGTCGATGAATCAACCCAATTGGCAATGACCAGTCGTATTTACGGTGTAGTGATTAGTACTGTCACCAATAATCAAGACCCTGATAACTTAGGGCGGATTAAAGTCACCTTTCCCTGGCTAAACGATAGAGATGAAGGCTATTGGGCAAGACTTGCTACCCCAATGGCGGGAGATGGTCGCGGAATTTATTTTTTACCAGAAGTTCATGACGAAGTGTTAGTCATTTTTGAACATGGTGATGTCCGGTTTCCCTACATAATTGGGGCGCTTTGGAATGGTCAGGGTCGCCCTCCTACCAATAATAATGATGGTAAAAATAACATTCGTTTAATTAAATCCCGCAGTGGTCATCTCATCCGTCTAGATGATACAAACAAAGCCGAACGAATCGAAATTATTGATAAAAGCGGCAAGAACAGATTAGTTTTTGATACACAAAACAACACTATCACCATTAACTCAGCCCAAGACCTGACCCTCTCCGCCCGGAATGGCACACTCAAACTAGAAGCAAAATCAATAGAATTAGATGCCTTAAATACCCTCAAAGTCAGCACCAATAGCCAAGCCGATATTGAAGCTAGGGGCGTGATGAATATTAAAGGTCAAGTTATTAACTTAAACTAA
- a CDS encoding phage tail protein, with protein MTDPYRGFNFRVEIDGITEAGFQECSGLDVTTDPVEYRVGTDPNHVRKLTGLNKFSPVMLKRGITDSQELWQWQQSTAAGRTQRRNVSIVLVDESGTEKMRWNLLRAWASKWTGPTFNATSNEVAVEQLEICHEELVRA; from the coding sequence ATGACTGACCCATATCGTGGCTTTAACTTTCGTGTCGAAATTGACGGTATCACAGAAGCTGGTTTCCAAGAATGTAGCGGCTTAGATGTTACTACTGATCCAGTCGAATATCGGGTGGGTACTGACCCGAACCATGTTCGTAAGTTGACAGGTTTAAATAAATTTTCTCCAGTTATGCTTAAGCGTGGCATTACGGATTCTCAGGAATTATGGCAATGGCAGCAGTCAACTGCTGCTGGACGCACGCAACGACGTAATGTATCAATTGTTTTGGTCGATGAATCTGGTACAGAAAAAATGCGCTGGAATCTTCTTCGGGCTTGGGCTTCTAAGTGGACGGGACCAACTTTTAACGCGACGAGTAATGAAGTTGCGGTTGAGCAGTTAGAAATCTGCCATGAGGAACTCGTGAGAGCTTAA
- a CDS encoding phage tail sheath family protein, producing MMSAYRAPGVYREEIFLQPEAPLMTGIPGFIGIFNRLDNIAKPPANFPILLHRQREFEDSFTNTVTNVLGVKSEGYLQTAIRGFFENGGTRCYVVRVESLQESAFQQAIASLAPLTDLDLVAVPDVMLLTDENAILRVQQTVLQHCAEQGNRFAILDALPNRSTETIIAQRQQLTVSQPEPVNGALYYPWLTNASGRLIPPSGHVAGIFARSDRDRGVFKAPANEIIRDVLDLEKAIDNPTNAELNGQSINCLRGFPGRGIRLWGTRTLSRDTNWRYINVRRLFLTVGRAIERNQIGATFDPNAPQLWNRIQRELSAYLTQLWQEGALQGQTPAEAFYVKCDAETNPPEVRELGQVITEIGLAPATPAEFIVVRVIQRAGTTEIIPEL from the coding sequence ATGATGTCTGCTTACCGCGCTCCTGGTGTGTATCGAGAGGAAATTTTCTTACAGCCAGAAGCTCCTTTAATGACTGGTATTCCAGGATTTATAGGTATATTTAATCGTCTGGATAATATTGCTAAACCGCCTGCTAATTTTCCAATTTTGTTACATCGGCAAAGGGAGTTTGAGGACTCTTTTACGAATACAGTGACAAATGTCTTAGGTGTTAAGTCTGAGGGGTATTTGCAAACGGCTATTCGGGGGTTTTTTGAGAATGGCGGTACTCGTTGTTATGTGGTGCGCGTGGAGTCTCTCCAAGAATCGGCTTTTCAACAAGCGATCGCGTCTTTAGCTCCTCTCACCGATCTGGATTTGGTAGCAGTACCAGATGTCATGTTACTGACGGATGAAAACGCTATTCTACGAGTGCAGCAGACGGTTTTACAACATTGTGCCGAACAAGGCAATCGCTTTGCCATTCTCGATGCATTGCCAAACCGTTCCACAGAAACCATAATTGCTCAACGTCAACAATTGACGGTTAGTCAACCGGAACCTGTGAATGGTGCATTGTATTATCCTTGGCTGACAAATGCTTCAGGTAGATTGATTCCTCCTAGCGGTCATGTTGCGGGAATTTTTGCTCGGAGCGATCGCGATCGGGGAGTCTTTAAAGCACCCGCTAACGAGATTATTCGTGATGTCTTGGATCTAGAAAAGGCGATCGATAATCCCACTAACGCTGAATTAAATGGACAAAGTATCAATTGTTTGCGGGGTTTTCCAGGGCGGGGAATACGTCTATGGGGTACACGTACCCTCAGCCGCGATACCAACTGGCGTTACATAAATGTTCGGCGGTTGTTCTTGACGGTAGGACGTGCGATCGAGCGCAATCAAATTGGTGCTACCTTCGATCCCAACGCTCCTCAATTGTGGAACCGCATTCAGCGCGAGTTGAGCGCTTATTTGACCCAACTGTGGCAAGAAGGTGCATTGCAGGGACAAACTCCAGCAGAAGCATTTTACGTGAAATGCGATGCTGAAACAAATCCGCCTGAAGTCCGAGAACTTGGACAGGTGATTACAGAAATTGGTCTAGCACCAGCCACACCTGCAGAATTTATCGTCGTGCGAGTTATTCAGCGTGCTGGAACTACGGAAATTATACCCGAATTGTAG
- a CDS encoding phage tail protein codes for MTFLGNTPPGLNIATSVATNVTAQILDPYRAFNFFIEIDGILAGGFSECSGLQVETEFMEYHEGGVNEYRHHFAGATKYPPLVLKRGVSQIDELWAWHQDIVINREVKRRNGTIYLLNEQRLPVIWWDFRDAFPYRWSGPELRADANAVAFESVELVHRGLSRPRLSGTVRRASRLL; via the coding sequence ATGACTTTTCTCGGAAATACACCACCTGGTCTAAATATTGCTACTAGTGTTGCCACCAATGTTACAGCCCAAATCCTTGACCCCTACCGAGCTTTTAATTTCTTTATCGAAATTGACGGAATTCTGGCGGGTGGTTTCTCAGAATGCAGTGGGTTGCAAGTGGAAACTGAATTTATGGAGTATCACGAAGGAGGTGTTAATGAATACCGCCATCATTTTGCCGGAGCTACCAAATATCCACCCCTAGTCCTCAAGCGGGGAGTGAGTCAGATTGATGAATTGTGGGCATGGCATCAAGATATTGTCATCAATCGTGAAGTTAAACGCCGCAACGGTACTATCTACCTGTTGAATGAACAACGCTTGCCAGTGATTTGGTGGGATTTTCGAGATGCTTTTCCCTATCGCTGGAGTGGTCCAGAACTACGGGCTGATGCGAATGCGGTGGCATTTGAGAGTGTGGAACTAGTACATCGCGGTTTAAGCCGACCCAGGTTGTCTGGAACTGTTAGACGTGCAAGCAGGTTGCTGTGA
- a CDS encoding transposase, protein MRESLNEKPRSKTERRRTNNWAFYQLRLFTEYKATIAGVPVVLVPPAYTSQTCSRCHHVHPVKGKSYRSGKSYRCGHCGMTCDADLNAAANIAVLGLSVSQPESPGMSCLLEGQLCLFPTNTLNWTKAPSRSVRGCLLV, encoded by the coding sequence ATTAGAGAATCGCTTAACGAAAAACCACGCTCTAAAACTGAACGACGCAGGACGAATAACTGGGCATTTTACCAGTTGCGGTTGTTTACGGAATACAAAGCAACCATTGCTGGAGTCCCCGTTGTTTTGGTTCCTCCTGCGTATACATCTCAAACTTGTTCGCGGTGTCACCACGTACATCCGGTCAAAGGTAAGTCGTATCGTTCTGGCAAGTCGTATCGTTGTGGGCATTGTGGTATGACGTGCGATGCTGATTTGAATGCTGCTGCCAATATTGCAGTTTTGGGGTTGTCCGTAAGTCAGCCCGAAAGTCCGGGGATGAGTTGTTTGTTGGAAGGTCAGCTTTGTCTGTTTCCGACAAATACTTTGAACTGGACTAAAGCCCCGTCACGAAGCGTGCGGGGTTGCTTACTAGTGTAA
- a CDS encoding CIS tube protein has translation MTLAKLKIRPKSPSRLPSIEVLFNPTTYAITKSVNWTLPQDANGKSIKSQNYLNAPTLSFSGGGSRQLSLDLFFDVTESRFQDVREETNKIVALTRIEPIKPTPRPPTCEVSWGNARPNSDFPFVGVVSSLTQKFTLFRRDGKPVRAELNVVFLELLDAEADRRQTDPEMTTRVVRLGDTLSSIAAEVYQDPTNWRMIAEANGLDNPLDLKIGTSLSIPSLR, from the coding sequence ATGACACTTGCAAAACTCAAAATTCGACCAAAATCGCCTTCCCGATTGCCCAGTATTGAAGTCCTATTTAATCCCACCACTTATGCAATTACCAAGTCGGTGAACTGGACACTGCCCCAAGATGCTAATGGCAAATCGATTAAATCTCAAAATTATTTGAATGCACCAACCTTATCATTTAGTGGCGGTGGTAGTCGGCAACTTTCTTTAGATTTATTTTTCGATGTCACAGAAAGTCGGTTCCAAGATGTACGAGAAGAAACTAACAAAATTGTTGCTCTCACCCGCATTGAACCGATTAAGCCAACACCCCGTCCACCAACCTGCGAGGTATCTTGGGGAAATGCACGACCTAATTCTGATTTTCCTTTTGTGGGCGTTGTCAGTAGTTTGACACAGAAATTTACCCTGTTTCGGCGAGATGGCAAGCCTGTACGGGCAGAATTGAATGTCGTGTTTTTGGAATTGCTGGATGCAGAAGCAGATCGGCGTCAAACCGATCCGGAAATGACTACCCGTGTAGTACGATTGGGAGACACACTCAGCAGTATTGCCGCAGAAGTGTATCAAGACCCAACAAATTGGCGGATGATTGCCGAGGCAAATGGTTTAGATAATCCCCTCGATCTGAAGATTGGCACTTCATTAAGCATCCCATCGTTACGGTAG
- a CDS encoding phage tail sheath family protein: MEYRSPGVYVEEVRSAVQAIAGVGTSTAGFIGVVPDTIEIPRPNPNYDPTQAISPQNVPDETTPFAVTVKVGEVKLCTNFSDFKRFFGDFSNNTGQNLLAHAVYGFFNNGGTSCYVVRVVTDSDITVDFLEKTFEPIDDIAIVAAPGILNDAVRSAVVTHCAQTTQDRFAILDSHEVVEAEGKTTSENMQSFPDLNQFNPSITPNLLPQNSDYAAFYFPWIEVFDPVTRIRQPNGNGRKYVPPSGHIAGIYARVDSTRGVHKAPANEPIFGALGLKYNLSRSQQDRLNPQGVNCIRDINGNIRVWGARTVGGDRNGEFRYINVRRFLLFLRESIDEGTQFAVMEPNDPALWAKITRNVTAFLMTVWRSGALFGATPNEAFYVRCDETTNTQEDIELGRVITEIGVAVVRPAEFVIFRLSQTTPVS; encoded by the coding sequence ATGGAATATCGTTCCCCTGGTGTTTACGTCGAGGAAGTTCGCTCCGCCGTCCAAGCGATCGCAGGCGTAGGCACCAGTACTGCCGGTTTTATTGGGGTAGTTCCCGATACAATTGAAATCCCCAGACCTAATCCTAACTACGATCCGACTCAAGCCATCAGCCCCCAGAATGTGCCTGATGAAACAACTCCCTTTGCAGTAACAGTCAAAGTGGGTGAAGTCAAATTATGTACTAACTTCAGTGACTTCAAGCGTTTCTTTGGTGATTTTTCTAACAATACAGGTCAAAATCTCCTCGCACACGCTGTTTATGGCTTTTTCAATAATGGTGGCACAAGCTGTTACGTGGTGCGGGTGGTTACAGACAGTGACATTACTGTAGACTTCTTGGAAAAAACATTTGAACCGATAGATGACATTGCCATTGTCGCTGCACCAGGGATTCTTAATGATGCCGTGCGGAGTGCAGTTGTCACTCATTGCGCTCAAACCACTCAAGACCGATTTGCCATTCTCGATAGTCATGAGGTTGTGGAAGCAGAGGGTAAAACAACAAGCGAGAATATGCAGAGTTTCCCTGACTTAAATCAATTCAATCCGTCTATAACCCCAAATCTTCTCCCTCAGAACTCTGACTATGCTGCTTTCTACTTCCCCTGGATTGAGGTGTTCGATCCAGTTACCCGTATTAGGCAGCCCAATGGAAATGGACGCAAATATGTTCCACCTAGCGGTCACATTGCAGGTATCTATGCCAGAGTTGACAGCACGCGGGGCGTTCACAAAGCACCAGCTAACGAACCAATTTTTGGCGCACTGGGTTTGAAATACAATCTCAGTCGCAGTCAACAGGATAGACTTAATCCTCAAGGTGTTAACTGTATCCGGGATATCAATGGTAATATTCGGGTGTGGGGAGCGCGGACAGTGGGTGGCGATCGCAATGGCGAGTTTCGCTATATCAACGTGCGGCGATTTCTGCTTTTCTTACGCGAATCAATTGACGAAGGGACTCAGTTTGCCGTCATGGAGCCGAACGATCCTGCCTTGTGGGCAAAAATTACTCGCAATGTCACTGCATTTCTCATGACTGTTTGGCGATCTGGGGCGTTGTTTGGTGCGACACCTAACGAAGCATTTTATGTGCGGTGTGATGAAACCACCAACACACAAGAGGATATAGAATTAGGTCGAGTTATCACAGAAATTGGTGTCGCTGTTGTCAGACCAGCTGAATTTGTGATTTTCCGCCTCAGTCAAACTACACCTGTAAGTTAA